Proteins encoded by one window of Arachis ipaensis cultivar K30076 chromosome B04, Araip1.1, whole genome shotgun sequence:
- the LOC110271623 gene encoding receptor like protein 30-like yields MNHSTATHHHECHQHESNALLSFKKTFIISKSASYNPLSYPKTLSWVPATDCCSWDGIECNELTGHVIGIDLGSSQLYGSMDANSTLFSLVHLQSLDLSDNDFNHSQIPAKIGELSQLRHLNLSHGNENTFSGEVPPQVSQLSNLLSLDLHSYPLEPLPYDLINNLQLKASTLTSLTQNSTRLEHLRLSFVTISSSLPHTLTNLTSLQILTLCQCELYGKFPIGIFHLPNLTVLNLGGNQNLRVFMGPFLLRLATSPNLPS; encoded by the exons ATGAATCATTCAACTGCTACTCATCATCATGAGTGCCATCAACATGAAAGCAATGCCTTGCTGAGCTTTAAAAAAACCTTCATCATAAGTAAGTCTGCTTCTTACAATCCTTTGAGTTATCCTAAAACTCTTTCTTGGGTTCCTGCCACAGATTGCTGCTCCTGGGATGGCATTGAATGCAATGAGCTCACAGGTCATGTGATCGGCATTGATCTTGGTAGCAGCCAACTCTATGGTTCCATGGATGCCAATAGCACCCTTTTCTCACTTGTGCATCTTCAAAGCCTTGATCTTTCAGACAATGACTTCAATCACTCTCAAATTCCTGCCAAGATAGGTGAGCTTTCACAGCTAAGACATCTAAATCTTTCTCATGGCAATGAAAACACATTCTCTGGTGAAGTTCCACCTCAAGTTTCACAGTTGTCCAACTTGTTGTCCCTTGATCTTCACAGCTATCCTCTTGAGCCGCTTCCATATGATCTAATCAACAATTTGCAACTCAAGGCATCCACTCTCACAAGCTTAACCCAAAACTCAACTAGACTTGAACACCTTCGTCTTAGTTTTGTGACCATTTCATCATCTTTACCTCATACTCTCACAAACCTTACATCCTTGCAAATACTCACTCTTTGCCAATGTGAACTATATGGTAAATTCCCAATTGGAATATTCCATCTCCCAAACTTAACAGTCTTGAATTTGGGAGGAAACCAAAATCTTAGGG TTTTTATGGGGCCATTCCTTCTTCGCTTGGCAACCTCACCCAACTTGCCCTCTTAG